ATTAAACATTAATGTTATTAGTTTCTTTATAATCTCAAATAGCATCTTTTGGGCCTGTATGCAAACTACAATCTCATTTCTGCAAAGAGAATTAGTGAAGCATAATATATTTTACTCTTTTTCTTGACAATAACCAGATGTGAAAGTCAAAAACTATAATCACATTGGAACAAATCGCCAAAATGCCTATATAGTTCCTATATGTATATGGATGTGGGGTACGTGGGGGCAAGGGGCAACTTAAtacattactccctccgttcctaaataactgatactaatttggttcttttttttgttcctatttaactgatacttttacaatttcaagagaacattaatgctactttatcaattgtgcccttcatttattgttggtaggaaaattgaaaagttagaattgataagagagatagaggatataataggaagttaaatagtaattttagtaaaacaagaatattaattgctacttcttaatatttgtgccacaaccttaaagtatcagttatataggaacggagggagtaacataCTCTCATATCAGTGGTATATTAACAAAGAGAAgtgcagtggcggatccaggacccggggtcaggggttcaaatttttcaaatgagtaAATCgataaaaatgtaattaaatGAAGACTACAagcacacttttttttttgtcatcaaaagtgaaattaaattaatcaaTCCCACTACAATAGACTAGAATAGAAGGACTGATTTATTATACACCACTAAAAAGAGTACTAAATTACTTAAGCCATAGAGATACCTCCAAGGAGTACTATAGTCTAGACTATCTTCAAATGCCAAAGCTGATTCCTAACACCAGCAATTTCAGCCATGGAAATTCATCAACCAATTAAGCTGACGCAACTCTGCCAAATGCCCAAGAATGAACCCTGCAAAACTATCAACCTTCTTCTCACATAGATCCTCACAATTAAAAGCCACATATCATATTGTTGTCAAGACCATGCCCCCAATATCGCTAATGAATCCCAACAATATATAACAAAGCTTCATGAATTCCAAGATGCACTTCTAGTCCGCAccatgccaattgaaattcagaTGCCAGAGTCTCCCAGCATTTAAACACGCTGCATCTATTCATACCTTACCTTACTACTCCTTTGACCTTTCCAATAACATCAAAACCATATCACTCATTAATCAGATTAAAAATTTCCTTCCTGCTGCAGCAATATCATCCTCAACTCATCAGCAATACACGCAATACCATTCTCCAAAAGCATGTAGGAAATCCTTATCCCTGGCCCGCAACCTTAATTTTTGTAGCCTATTCCTACTGCTGTTGTGATTGAGCATCTCCAACACCGACCTAATTCACTAAATATGATATTGCCTAATGAGACTATAGAGGAATGGACACTGAAATGGGCTAAGGGTAGGGCTCGGTAGTGCGTGTTTGGGACAGGCTGGTATCAGTTATGCAGGGCTCAAAGTGTCTGATTTAGGGATCAAATGCTCTTCTTTAAGATGCAACAGGAATATACTTACAAAGTTGAAGTCCATTGGAACTAAAGCGTGATTTGCTGAAGTGTTTGTTTGATGATTTCGTGTTGTTTATTTCCAAGCAGTGTCGATGATCTAATGTTCTTCAGACGACGTAGTCGAATATTTTGTTTAGTACATGTCCTTTTTTGTGTGTTGTCAAGTGTTATCAAGTTGTGCCAAAAAATCTGTTATTGTGTCCTTTAAATTAATGTTGTTGCTTTTGTTTTTGACTTTATAGCTTAAATCCTTTAATATATTCCCCTTTTTTATACAACGAAGGGGTGTGAAACTTTTTTACAtttgatttgtttttaattttaattaacaaactaaatttttattttggcATAAATCCGGTAGTTTTACAAGTAATGGAAACAAGTAATGGAAATTCACACTACCTGTTTAgcctctatttttatttttagatttttaaattatatgtaTAAAATATAATGCTGTATCTAAAATATAATGGTGTATCTACATTTGAATAATAAACACTTATAAATTACATTATTTTTGGGCTATAACTTATTACGTATAATCTACTAATAACAAAATATCATCATACGTCCCGATACTGCAATTAACTTTTCATAATATAATTGTGATATTACCCCTATTTATAAACGTACGCACAGTTAGTTTCTATAAAATTCTATTAATCATAAACCTCAAAAAATTACATATGAAGACCCCGTGCATAGCACGGGTTTATATCCTAGTGGAATACATTATAGAAAGCTAGCAAGctattatttctttttcttttattgctCTTGCGTAGGTTACTTCATCCATGAATCTCTATATAGCCTCTATCCACTTCAACTTTCGGATATGGAAATCAATAACATGCTCCTTCCACATGTGGCCATCGAGATAAAGTTCATAAAAGCTTACATGTCCACTTGATTTCACGGTTAAGGCAGCACTACTCCTAGTACCATATAGACCCTGCACATAATATAATAGGATTTCTGTTATCATATATAGGTTCCAATCTTCCATGATTTTGATCACtttgtttgaaatttttaaGTTACCATTGGTGTTTGTACTTCAACAAAAATGGAGCTAAGATTGAATTCCCAATCAAGTGAGCATATACGAGGTAGTAAATTTTTGTCAGCTTTAACTGTGTCCTTCATTAGCTTCTGAATTACCTCCTGCACAGGTATCTCACCTTCCCCATATTTGGCAACATGTTGTCTAAAACTGAATTCAAGGCGCAGAGCCTACAAGAGGTAACTCACACATTCCTTATTATGTACAAGATACTCAATCGCCTATAATGAACTTCAGGATTTGGAAggaataatttatatttttctaaTAGCTTGCATAGAACGTAAATAACTGatatataatgatattttatcGTAAAATGGAGAACTGTTAGTGTATTCTTCAACTTTTTCAACATAAATAATTTGTGGACCATGCATTTAGCTTATAAAAACTCTACAGTTTCTTCCACAAACTGCATGTGTCTTGTTTGCTCGAAAAATGTGGTACACTAAAAAAGACTCATGTACCAAATGTACAAAGAAATTGTTTTTCTCATCCATCATCTATGGACCACAGATCCCTATAATTGGTAGGTATGTGAAGGgagaataaaaatagaaaatggatcTAAATTAGTTGCTAATTTAgatcataaaaattaaacacaGAATTTTGAGGGAAACCATGGAatacatttttattattttgtgtTTGACCCAaagtttattttactttttttcccATAtgtcaaaataaatataaatattacttTTACTTTtatcataaataattttacGGTAAATTATGTCCAATTCTGATTTACTAATGAACCATGTATTTAGTAAATATTATTTACAATATAATTCTTAGAATGTGATAAAATTAATTTGTAGAAAATGTGTTTTACTTCATGAATCACATTTTTCTTAGTTCGTGATAGATAACGTTTATTGAAACAATTTTATAATAACCATGTTAAAAACTGATCCACCCACGAACTATATTTTTACAGCTTGCATTTAATAGATGTTATTTACAATATGTCTTTTATATGCTAAAATTTATCTACTCTTTTAACTTGTGAACCATATTTTTCGTGGTTCACGGTAGAAAAAACCtattaagtaatttttttggGGTCAATCTTTGTTAACCAACCTTATGCCATGGCGAATCTAACTTTGCATTTGTAAGAACATGCAGCCCTGGCGGAACCTCTTGAATGGTAATAGGTTGTCCCTTGGGCCTATTGGAGATGTAAACCATGGATTTTGATGTAACATCGGCCACGATTAAGTTGAAGCCATTGTAACATGGAGCCTCTGTTTTCAGGCTTTCTGCAAATTCTTTGGGATGCTTGTTGCTctgaaaaacagaaaaaaaaatgaagaaattaaAATGAACAGTAAATTTGGATGTTAATTTGTAATTGTAATACAAACATTTCCCACTAAAACATATGTGACACCAGTTTGTGACAGTTTGAAATTTACAGTTTGCCACAGTGTTTCTGCAGAGATAATTCTTTTTTATAAACACTGCAGATTGTAGTGATAAAATTGTCACCTACTGCAGGTGTGTCGCTAGAAATGTGTAGTTCAAAAATCTTTATCGTTTCTGATATACTCAATGGGTGTAGACATATCTGGAGTGTGGAAGTAAAAGAATAGAGAGATAAATAATGAATAGGATGTATGATGCAGTGATAAAAAAGTGAAGAGTAATGATACGTAGACCCTGCATTTCTAGAACTATTGTTTGGCGTACGCGTTTAGTGGGGTGTTTTCAACCTCCGCCAATAAACACATCAATATTGTAGCATCATTAAAATGTTCCCAAGCTGCTGGACTTTTTTTAAAGTACTCTGCATATTGTTACTTTTAAAAACCGATGTCGGATTGTGGTTAGAGGATTCATATGtattaaaacaataaaacattagaaaaaagttaaagatagagagaaagtGGCATATTTAATTTGTGAGGTGTTATACTGTTTAATGTGTACCTATCATGGCCAAAAAATTTAACATGAAAATATCATCATATAAAATTCAGTTCAGGAAAGAAAATAACAGAGGACTAATGCCCATGCTTATACCTTGAGAAACAGAACGGGTAGGTCTCCTCGACTTTTGGCCACAGGGAGTGTATGAAGCTCCAAAACATTGGTCAGAAAAGCCACCCTTCCTTGTGTGGAACAAGCTAACCATGTACCCTTTGCTATTTCGTCCCTCCCTCCCACTATATCACAACCTTCCCACCATGACACTGGCTTCGTAGGCCTTCATCCAAATCAACATTTACATAAAATTGAAAGTTAATGACAAGCAAATGCATGCATATTTAACCAATCAAACAAGTACCAAAcgcttttaaagaaaaataataaagaaaactTGCCTATTGTGATATTCATCCCTGTTATTCAAAAGAAGGAACGGATAGAGTGGGTGGGATTGCCAAAGAAATAAAGCTACGCACATTGTTCACAAACTTCTTGAGTTGGCTGCAGTATCAACCAAAACAGAACAATGTATCTTATAACTCGcaaaattgtttttcttttttattgacTGGAATAATGGAATGGCTTTAAATTAAAGGCTACCTAGCTATATAAGTTGGCAATTTTGATTGAATCATTTTTGTCATTAAAGCTAGCTAGTAGCTAATGAGCACAGCACCGATACACAAAAATGCCAGCATTAAAAGAACAATCCATTGCTAATAACCGATTATGTGGTTACATTTTTGCTATAGCTCCTTCATGTCCTAGGTCCTAGCTGTGAATTCTGGAAGTTGGAATATTTAAGAGAAAGTGTGGGGGCACAGAAGGAGATCATCAATATGATTAAGTGCACAAGAAAGTAAATCACAAAATTCATTCATGAAAACTTGCAAAGTTTTAACATTCcgatgtttttatttttaaaccaGGACCCAATTATTTGGAATCTGAACCCCTTCCCCACCTTAAACGATCATGTGATTGATAGCATGCTTAGATTAGCATACTtattcagaatcaattctaacatTCTTAAGTTACACTAATAATCTTTCTAAAACCGAATCAATAAAACACTAGAATTTTTTAGTGATTTTATCAGTTGATCAAACTTCAAAGTAACATGTATATGCTTCACAAGAACTTACAGTTTTTGAAGTAccaaaagaagaaaacataaCTGGACATGCTtcgtgtaacaccccattttctgtattaggttatttattattttattttaattagtattatggtatatggtaattaagtgattttgttagataattaagtgattatgtgatatagataaataaggttttagggtttagtgtgagtaattgagagtggggcccattgtatggctatttaagggttaggagtgaaatagaaagaaaaaaaagaaaaaaaaataaggattagaagagaagcagaacaagaaacacgtgaaagcagagaaggagaggagaaaagaggagaaaacttagaactgatctacaagaggtaagggtttgaaatcatgttttatggattggtatgatagtggataatgatagaaagcatgatttaggaaccctaggttgcaaaaattcccaaattgaaatagttagggtttggtttttagatgattttgggggtagatgataggcttgcatgatgcgcagaaatttacgttctcttgtaccctttttcgtgctatgttaatggccgaatttgaagaagtagtcttcataaaagttgtaggtttttctgttacgaaacttttgcccctggtttcacgtcattccgacgtctgtagctcgagttatgtgttttttagtgagtataggttaagctgtccagtttcttacgaactgcggttagtgtacgatttttcctgatttttgtactttgaattgtgacttgaaaatatatagaggtttacaaaacgtgtatacggaaccatgataaaaatattagatttttctgagtatatttgataatttacatctgtttaatagttcattagatgtgtggtgcgcgcacatggcgagttgcgcaggaagatgtcgcaagatgtcgcgacatggcgagttgcgtagggagatgtcgtgagatgtcgcgacatggcgagttgcgtagggagatgtcgtgagatgtcgcgacatggcgagttgtgcagtgagatgtcgcgagatggcgagcatgagcatgtcgcgagtttttgggaaaatttagagagaaatccagtctttaggaaatagttgcagaacctgttatatatgaattatatttaatttacatctatttttaataatcattatatgatgttgtttatgaattgatgttatgtttgagatgctaagttgttgtgattgcaagttgtataattgataacatgtaatatgtgttttgtgcaactggtgatgaatatgctaaaataattaggacttggagatggtctgaatatgcatatgttagttgagttttgcacaatacactgcatagttatcaagaggcaatgtttgctagttctcgtggaggctagtgacttgtcccaaaactggagtggttttgaagcctagagcgagggctttattggtggttatctgtctggagtggacgcggtgataccgctaaggataacaactttggtaccaaaggcatttgcacgggtctcacttgagtcatatgtgttatggtgatatttttggagagatttgatgtggtggtaattagagactattatatatgttctaattgagctataatttatggagtatttgccataactgtgaacttgattaattatgttaaaattacataatttattatttgttagtgaatgtgagtaatttatgtggagcatagataagcttttacattatttattattatgcttatccatatgatatgagttctcacccttctgttggaatgatgttctatgcgacatcgcttaggtaccgaagatagtggagcttctcgcgagggttagttggaggagctagtctttcatttacggtttagttaggggagtcatgctctgttatgtaacaccgggaaacgtttagttttgtaccttgatgttaagagttacctatgaactctctttatgttaaattttggagttgaaataaatccgctgtgctatgcatatgatgttgcgacattaaagttggaaaatttatatatttattatgagcatgacaggtgttttgatttatgtttctggagaataagtgtgacaccctctgtgttatgcattttactctgatttatgatatattattatgcggggtttagagggtgttacacttCGCTTTGCTGAGTTGTTTGCTTTATGATGGGGAAATGTTATAGTACCCTGCTAGTTTGTCATCAAGGTAAGCACTTGATGGGAGTAGAGCAAATTAATATCCCAAAAAAAGCTACATTATACTCACCGAGCAATTTTCTAATGGTGGAGCAGTATAGATGACCCCAGTGAAAAAGTTCATTGGTTGGTTGGGTTCAATTAGTAGTTGAGAGGGCATGTTGAATTTAATACATCTATATAGTTAGGACACCACTTTCAATCCTAATTCTGATATGATAGATTGGCTAGTGCTATAATGTGCCACCATATTTGGAACTGTTGGGAATTCTTTAAGTGTGAGtaataagaaaaaatatataaagaagtctcaaattaaaaaaagaggAGACTAATGAATAGTTTATAAGTGAAATGACTCATACACCTATTATCTTAGGATTTTGGGAAAAATATGTAGTGTACTTTGTGATTCACTCCTCATAAAATGTGGTTAACATGATCATGCCTCCTCTCAGGTACACTCCTCATATTAATAACAGGAACAAGAAAAAGCAACCCCATATGTTAGATACCAAGATCCACATGTTCAACATCCAAGCAATATTACAGCTCATAATTTCAGCACATGTTTTTCTAGGATTGAAACCTCTCTTCAAGTGCGAGTCACTACTACATTCTCATGCTATTCACATTTGCATTGTCGTTCGCTTCACGGCGTCAACAGAACACGCAGCCTGACCACATCGCCAGGTAAATTTTCGATACAAGGAGCTGTCTCGTGGCTACACCAACATCgtctctgataccacttgttgggagaCAGGTGGAGCCTAAATCATGAGATCATGTATCAATGGGccaacatcaaagatcaccaagAGATTTAGACACAACATATTTACCCAAAATCTTAAGGTATTGAGTTTATAGATCTCATATAAAGTATTCACTTCACTCATTGTTAACCATATGTGACTCCAACTCACATTTGAATTCTGAACAGTTTCGTTATATGTCTTTAccaattaaattatattatgtCATTTAAAAGATAAACGTAAGGGTATAATCATCATGCTCATACTATGGTAAAATTCCATTGGTAAATTATAGGAGAGACCAATTAGGAAAACTACATCTGTATTTCtaggttttgattttttaattcttagtttttaattggcttaattgcaactttagtccctgacgtttactaaaaccacgattttagtccctcacctaatttaattacaagaacAGTCCCTCACGTTCCCTCCCGTTTGCAGCGTTAGTCCTTCCGTCCAATTTTTAATAGAGAAGTCTTATGTGGCAACGCGCATGCCTCTCATGTGACCAAGAAAAATGATTTAACTGCACTTTTAGTCCCCTACTTATACACATTGTGTAGTTTTGGTCCTTAAAGTTCAAAAAATGCAtcgaaattaataaaaaaacaataaagaaataaaaaatgataactattcatcttcttcaaaaattctactcaaattaaaatttattttactatgcctgattatgattttataaaataCCTATTTAAATTCTTATTCAGTAATGTTTTGATAACAATCATAATTGTTTCTCTTTCCAtcctatttaatttaaattgaaattatttatatataatccttcatgttttttttttccgatatcTTTTATATTAAGTTAAATgtattgattaaatatatttttattattctatAAAGTATACACAAATCAATACatatgtttttaattatttaaaattaaaatttataatattatgccTGAGTATGATTTAataaatatgtaattaaatttgaagaaTATGAATACTTATCattttctggtttttttttttgtttttatataaaTGTGAATGCAATTTTTGGACTTTAAGGACCAAAACTACATAATGTGTATAAgccagggaccaaaagtgcaattaaatcATTTTTCTTGGTCACATGAGAGGAATGTGCGTTGCCACATAAGTCTTCTCCGTTAAAAATTAGATggaaggactaacgttgcaaacGGGAGGGAACGTGAGGGactatttttgtaattaaattaggtgagggactaaaatcgtggttTTGGTAAACCATAgggactaaagttgcaattTAGCCTTTTTAATTCAAGAGTTATCTGTATATTCTATCATATTCTAACATTATCTTCACCCTAGATCTACATATGAAGATATGAGTATAAAACGAAGATATGAGTATAAACCAAATGCTAAATCATATGTATTCTATATGCCAATATCAAACTCATACCTAAATATGAAAAGCAAATacatttttctaataaaaaattgtTGAAGGCTTCAAGAAACTCAACTCTTCAAATGTTTCTTATAAACCAAATTGGATAGGTCAGGGGTGATCAGGCTTTAAGGTCGCCTGAATTATGTGCAAAGTAGGGTGACATCTTCTTCTAGTTGCCTCTACATACTAGGCCCTGACGGGCAAATGATCTGTTGAGAAGCACGGGGTGACCGATTTTGGCTAAAGCCTTGAGACGATCACTTGAAGGTTGTGGAGTATTTGGAAACTACCTCATCCTACAAGCGACTAGCGAGTGAGAACTCCCTCATTAGGCGAGCGAACACTTTATTGTCGACTTCCTTATCTGGAGAGAGACATCTTCGTGCAATGTATAGTGCTCTCACTTGGTGAGTGACCTTGGTTGGGCGAGCGACAACATCTTATTTTGTAGTGACTCAAACCTCTTGTAATTATGTGTGTTCACtattaaaatgaaaatagtTAGGATTAAGATTCCTTCCGTAGAAGTTTTTAATCTAGTCTTGGTTCACTATGTGAACACAAATGCTTCCTCATATTTTAAACGAGGAATTCAACTCTTCAATTGAGATCATACAACTTAAGCAAAAGGTTTAGGATCTCAATAATATCTAGCCCCATTTACACAGTGCATGAtaagttaataaaatattattgagCCCGAAGAGCCTTATACAAAATAACATTGGTAAGTGTGTTAATTGTGTCATTCTCTTATGTCATACCTTATTTTCATTGTCTTCTAGCAAACTAGTTGAATCTCGTGCACTGCACGGGTGACTTTATCATTAAATTTGTGTAGTAATATCTTTTTTTAagttttgtaattttaattgcacaaatattttttaaagaactttttaattgcataaatttataaatgtttgttagaaatatatatttaatgaattaaaccgtaaaaaaaatttagtttgtttatgaatttatatattaatattttcttaaaaataatagatgttaatattaattttgaaagATCTTTAGGATGATAATTTTACATATGATATTTCAATTTAATAtcataataataaaagaaataaaattaaggGGTTAGAATGATAAACTTGCTTGgtaattattttcataattatCAATATATAAAATTGGTATGACCTGCATTTATTCATAAGAGGAGCTCATTTTGTCGTTTGCTGACCACGTTAAGTTCCGTAGAGGACAAACAGAGGCTTGATTTGCTTGTGTGAAcatcttttaaaaaattaggcttaatacatcagaaggcccctgtaattgtaaagggaatcaaatccagggcctgaaaaattttcgcatcaaattgggtccctaagaaattttttttaattcaattaaggccaaagtgtgccagcccTCAATTTTGTCCCAGTCATCAataccacgtggcttttattattattttttaattaaaaaaattaaaaaaatttatttttcattccaactcaataatttaatcagaaaaaaatttaaaaacttaataaaaaatctttatcatcatcatccaatCCCTGATacatttcctcatcctctttaATTAACCCCCACAACCCTGCATCCTTACCCTGCATCCTCACCCGCAACccaacctcaacctcaaccccaccccacctgcaacctcactTCACCTCCCCACCCGCAACCTCAACCCGACCCCTAACCccaacctcaacctcaaccccaccaccaccataccCACCCAAATCCTTTTCTGATTTTCGTTTCACAGATT
This is a stretch of genomic DNA from Lotus japonicus ecotype B-129 chromosome 1, LjGifu_v1.2. It encodes these proteins:
- the LOC130731931 gene encoding uncharacterized protein LOC130731931; translated protein: MCVALFLWQSHPLYPFLLLNNRDEYHNRPTKPVSWWEGCDIVGGRDEIAKGTWLACSTQGRVAFLTNVLELHTLPVAKSRGDLPVLFLKSNKHPKEFAESLKTEAPCYNGFNLIVADVTSKSMVYISNRPKGQPITIQEVPPGLHVLTNAKLDSPWHKALRLEFSFRQHVAKYGEGEIPVQEVIQKLMKDTVKADKNLLPRICSLDWEFNLSSIFVEVQTPMGLYGTRSSAALTVKSSGHVSFYELYLDGHMWKEHVIDFHIRKLKWIEAI